A portion of the Nomia melanderi isolate GNS246 chromosome 2, iyNomMela1, whole genome shotgun sequence genome contains these proteins:
- the LOC116425781 gene encoding X-ray repair cross-complementing protein 6, with protein MASVSQDITELARPEDLANTQDLYGTRNGILFVVDATPPMFIKDEDQETSYFVESIRLYKEILMQKLVWNRQDWMGLVLFGIEKGDQDTEMKNILTLQKLNIPSKSSLQQMIEIDDEGRWEEYKDIACTNVYPLHDVLWHAARVFCSVRVTMPVKKVILLTCQDNPPMTNDNEKRRIVAKAKSYSDLGLKLSIVGLGEDWNHDLFYKDLEISSGKIDTEDCKRTSLVDLMQQIKLPSRSMAKLPWRLGKNVIIDVNLRSLVVKRETLKKVYVSKESNKPLTSHRYLKTVDNEMFEDDNFKEPTLPHVLDINIRKYKQYGGKKIYFTLPEVNTLCSVCEPGIDLICAKPISYHPLYHLGKPYFVAPAKSNRKDNTLLFAALIDKCKSKNLMMICAVTFRKRSSPLLYRMIPNAEKGGFYLLKIPFREYVRDLESVSLQYMYDNDTNKPPTESHEIKLLEKIMKKIRIHYDPSAFYNPKVQAQIQMLQTVALDWEKPEPILDDTLPRIEEMQGLTKDLLTQYNEIFDTETMCKTEEPAKKKVKKESDIEDAALLDKEAIRKLAQKGQLSSKTVPELKVMCKNIGLTVSGKKNDLIQRIKQYYKSEC; from the exons atggcATCTGTTTCGCAAGATATAACTGAGTTGGCGAGGCCTGAAGATTTAGCAAATACTCAAGATCTATATGGTACTCGTAATGGTATATTATTTGTAGTTGATGCAACTCCTCCAATGTTCATAAAGGATGAAGACCAGGAAACTTCATACTTTGTGGAATCTATaagg CTGTATAAGGAGATCCTTATGCAAAAGTTGGTTTGGAACAGACAAGATTGGATGGGTTTGGTGCTGTTTGGAATTGAGAAGGGAGACCAAGATACtgaaatgaaaaacattttaacTCTACAAAAACTAAACATTCCTTCAAAGAGTTCATTACAACAAATGATAGAAATAG ATGATGAAGGAAGATGGGAGGAGTACAAAGATATTGCGTGCACCAATGTTTATCCATTACACGATGTGTTATGGCATGCAGCAAGAGTATTTTGCTCTGTTAGGGTAACTATGCCAGTCAAGAAAGTGATTCTTCTTACGTGTCAAGATAATCCTCCAATGACAAATGACAATGAAAAACGCAGAATAGTAGCAAAAGCGAAAAGCTACAGTGATTTAGGACTCAAATTATCCATTGTTGGTCTAGGTGAAGATTGGAATCatgatttgttttataaagatttagaAATTTCATCCGGAAAGATTGATACAGAAGATTGTAAAAGAACATCTCTAGTTGATCTGATGCAACAAATAAAATTACCATCCAGAAGCATGGCAAAATTGCCTTGGAGActtggaaaaaatgtaattatcgaTGTAAACCTGCGCAGTCTTGTCGT CAAACGGGAGACTTTGAAGAAGGTGTATGTAAGTAAAGAATCCAATAAACCTTTAACTTCGCATAGATACTTGAAAACGGTTGACAATGAG ATGTTTGAAGATGATAACTTTAAAGAACCGACGTTACCACATGTTTTAGACATAAATATTCGAAAGTACAAACAGTATGgtggtaaaaaaatatattttactttacccGAAGTGAACACTTTGTGCTCAGTTTGTGAGCCAGGCATCGACTTAATTTGTGCGAAGCCTATTTCTTACCATCCTTTGTATCATTTGGGAAAACCATACTTTGTTGCACCTGCTAAAAGTAACCGCAAAG ATAATACGTTATTGTTTGCTGCATTAATTGATAAATGTAAATCAAAGAATTTAATGATGATATGTGCGGTGACATTTAGGAAACGCTCGTCCCCGCTTCTGTACAGAATGATACCGAATGCGGAAAAAGGGGGATTTTATTTACTCAAAATACCATTCAGAG aATACGTTCGAGATCTTGAAAGTGTTTCCTTGCAGTACATGTATGATAATGATACTAACAAACCTCCAACCGAATCACATGAAATAAAACTGCtagaaaaaataatgaagaaaataagaattcaCTATGACCCAAGTGCTTTCTACAATCCAAAAGTTCAAGCGCAAATTCAAATGCTTCAAACTGTGGCTTTAGACTGGGAAAAACCTGAGCCTATACTTGATGATACcc TTCCACGAATCGAGGAAATGCAAGGACTTACAAAGGATCTGTTAACTcagtacaatgaaatatttgacaCTGAAACAATGTGTAAAACCGAAGAACCAGCAAAAAAGAAAGTTAAGAAAGAATCTGACATAGAAGACGCGGCATTGCTGGACAAAGAAGCGATTCGGAAGCTTGCACAAAAGGGACAG TTGTCATCTAAGACTGTACCAGAGTTGAAAGTCATGTGCAAGAACATAGGTTTAACAGTATCTGGGAAGAAAAATGATTTGATTCAGAggattaaacaatattataaatctgAATGTTGA